One segment of Anguilla anguilla isolate fAngAng1 chromosome 1, fAngAng1.pri, whole genome shotgun sequence DNA contains the following:
- the LOC118216233 gene encoding uncharacterized protein LOC118216233, producing the protein MASTPSASALSAVLRCRGNIFARNKKRPPPGSGYSLGAKCGAAGESGVPILGKEHGWEFGQTLQEFKSFFLGQRVEIRNGVFLTVTLETSRKSRTDTHSSNRTAINDKERRKVSKTDSQNDPIGSLYFLQASSSRAAQQCYRLRFLKEPNSSQTRLFTSGIRQCLGIKNCDEYGMIVHSKSNKKLLGKLLDSATWKVLCISISYLPKSDRAGEQISEPVALCWKGWTTLKNGCIILTAVISEMLRMQLGMENGRLSIPSVFKPAVLENPKSRSVKRRSLSISHSAQTMENDLNGQSGDTTGQKVKLGGLGTSGEHQPLGGITKMGKLD; encoded by the exons ATGGCCTCCACCCCTTCTGCTTCTGCCCTGTCTGCTGTCCTCCGGTGCAGGGGAAACATATTTGCTAGAAACAAGAAGAGGCCTCCTCCCGGCAGCGGATACAGCCTGGGAGCAAAGTGCGGCGCCGCAGGCGAGTCGGGAGTACCTATACTGGGCAAAGAACACGGATGGGAATTTGGTCAGACTTTGCAAGAatttaagtctttttttctgGGGCAACGTGTTGAAATCAGGAATggtgtgtttctgacagttaCGTTGGAAACAAGTAGAAAAAGCAGGACAGACACGCATTCAAGTAATCGAACTGCCATCAATGACAAAGAACGAAGAAAAGTTTCTAAGACTGATTCGCAGAATGATCCAATCGGATCCCTCTACTTTTTACAGGCGAGTTCGTCGCGAGCGGCCCAGCAATGTTACCGACTGAGATTTCTGAAGGAGCCAAACTCGTCACAAACGCGTTTGTTTACTTCTGGGATCAGGCAGTGCCTTGGGATAAAAAACTGTGACGAATATGGTATGATTGTGCACTCAAAGAGCAATAAAAAACTTTTGGGAAAATTATTGGACTCAGCCACTTGGAAGGTTTTGTGTATATCAATTAGTTATTTACCTAAATCGGATAGAGCCGGCGAACAAATCTCTGAACCAGTTGCATTGTGTTGGAAAGGCTGGACGACTCTCAAGAATGGATGCATTATATTGACTGCAgttatttctgaaatgctgcGGATGCAACTTGGAATGGAAAACGGTCGTCTTTCGATTCCATCCGTCTTCAAACCTGCTGTTCTAGAAAACCCGAAGTCTCGCTCCGTCAAACGCCGGTCCTTGTCAATCAGTCACAGCGCCCAAACAATG GAAAATGATTTGAATGGGCAAAGTGGGGATACTACCGGTCAGAAAGTGAAGCTAGGAGGGCTTGGAACAAGTGGTGAACATCAGCCTCTTGGAGGAATCACCAAAATGGGCAAGCTGGACTGA